The following proteins are encoded in a genomic region of Streptococcus constellatus subsp. constellatus:
- a CDS encoding IS1182 family transposase produces MHIHYNTNQTTLPLEISSFLPQDHLVFTIEKVVNALEDRHFHTFYHNFGRPSYHPKMLLAALLFAYSQGIFSGRKIEKMMIENLAMQYLTGQLVVSYRTINRFRVAKGMEDLIRDLFIDLNLRLKMEELVTLDCLFIDGTKIEANANKYSFVWKKATDKFSVKLQEQIQVYFQEEITPLIHQAIRLDEEEPIASEQLIEFAQVLEEELEKLNQDIEETPVKGKDERKTQRRKLKKVLRKVKDDFSVRAEKYEGYQETFEGRNSFSKTDTDATFMRMKEDHMKNGQLKAAYNLQIATENQFVLHYDVFSNPTDTKTLLPFLETYPHDLKTVVADAGYGSEENLLRLDENEVNHLIKYAMFDQEQKKGYKQSARNLANWYYDDKEDSYTHPDGWCYRFHHIKHQKTQTDFQQEIKVYYADEPKSAPQKGLYINERYQHLKAKECQALLSPEGRQIFNQRKIDVEPVFGQIKAYLGYKRCNLRGKRQVKIDMGLVLMANNLLKYNKRTTQT; encoded by the coding sequence ATGCATATTCACTATAACACAAATCAAACAACTTTACCACTAGAAATCAGTTCTTTCTTGCCACAAGACCATCTCGTCTTTACTATTGAAAAAGTGGTGAATGCCTTGGAGGATCGTCACTTCCACACGTTCTATCATAACTTTGGTCGCCCGTCTTATCACCCTAAAATGCTTTTAGCCGCTCTACTATTTGCCTACTCGCAAGGGATTTTCTCTGGACGAAAAATCGAAAAAATGATGATTGAAAATCTGGCTATGCAGTACCTAACAGGACAGTTGGTTGTCAGCTACCGCACTATCAATCGATTTCGAGTCGCTAAAGGGATGGAAGACCTCATTCGTGATCTTTTCATTGACCTCAATCTTCGTTTAAAAATGGAAGAGTTAGTGACCTTAGATTGTCTGTTTATTGACGGGACTAAGATTGAAGCCAACGCTAACAAGTATAGTTTCGTGTGGAAAAAGGCCACAGACAAGTTTTCCGTCAAACTTCAAGAACAGATACAGGTCTATTTTCAAGAAGAAATCACTCCCCTTATCCATCAGGCCATTAGGCTGGACGAAGAAGAACCGATTGCTTCAGAGCAGTTGATTGAATTCGCTCAAGTCCTCGAAGAAGAATTGGAAAAACTGAACCAAGACATTGAGGAGACACCCGTTAAAGGAAAGGATGAACGTAAAACTCAACGTCGGAAACTCAAGAAAGTCCTGCGTAAAGTCAAGGATGATTTTTCAGTACGTGCTGAAAAATATGAAGGCTACCAAGAGACATTTGAAGGGCGTAACAGCTTTTCCAAAACAGATACAGATGCCACTTTTATGCGGATGAAAGAAGACCACATGAAGAATGGTCAACTCAAGGCTGCTTACAATCTTCAAATCGCTACTGAAAATCAATTTGTTCTTCATTATGATGTCTTCTCAAATCCGACAGATACCAAGACTCTCCTGCCATTCCTTGAAACTTATCCACATGACTTGAAGACCGTTGTCGCAGATGCCGGCTATGGAAGTGAAGAGAACCTCCTTCGTTTAGATGAAAATGAGGTGAACCATCTGATTAAATATGCCATGTTTGATCAGGAACAGAAGAAAGGGTATAAACAGTCGGCTAGAAACTTAGCGAATTGGTACTATGATGACAAGGAGGATAGCTACACTCATCCTGATGGCTGGTGCTATCGTTTTCATCATATCAAACATCAGAAAACACAGACGGACTTTCAACAGGAAATCAAGGTTTACTACGCTGATGAACCTAAATCAGCCCCTCAAAAGGGACTATATATCAACGAACGTTATCAACACTTAAAAGCTAAAGAATGCCAAGCGCTTTTATCTCCCGAAGGTAGACAGATTTTCAATCAACGTAAGATTGATGTGGAACCTGTCTTTGGGCAGATAAAGGCTTATTTGGGTTACAAGAGATGTAACCTAAGAGGCAAGCGTCAGGTGAAAATTGACATGGGTTTAGTGCTCATGGCCAATAATCTCCTTAAATACAATAAGAGAACGACTCAAACTTAA
- a CDS encoding HAD hydrolase family protein, protein MAFDADDTFLCFDNTYDVKYFEKIYRMLQDKDIKVVVISGNQYAQLASFFPKDQFHKR, encoded by the coding sequence GTGGCATTTGATGCGGATGATACATTCCTGTGCTTTGACAATACCTATGATGTGAAGTATTTCGAGAAAATTTATCGAATGTTGCAAGATAAAGATATTAAAGTAGTTGTCATCTCAGGTAATCAATATGCCCAACTGGCTTCGTTTTTTCCAAAAGATCAGTTCCACAAGAGATAA
- the prfB gene encoding peptide chain release factor 2 (programmed frameshift) has product MDISEIRQKIDANREKLASFRGSLDLEGLEEEIAILENKMTEPDFWDDNIAAQKTSQELNQLKQTYNNFQQMTDLFDELEILLDFLAEDTSVQEELEEKLVELDKMMASYEMTLLLSEPYDNNNAILEIHPGSGGTEAQDWGDMLLRMYTRFGNAHGFKVEVLDYQAGDEAGIKSVTLSFEGPHAYGLLKSEMGVHRLVRISPFDSAKRRHTSFTSVEVMPELDDTIEIEVRDEDIKMDTFRSGGAGGQNVNKVSTGVRLTHIPTGIVTQSTVDRTQYGNRDRAMKLLQAKLYQMEQEKKAAEVDSLKGDKKEISWGSQIRSYVFTPYTMVKDHRTSYEVAQVDKVMDGDLDGFIDAYLKWRLN; this is encoded by the exons ATGGACATTTCAGAAATTCGTCAAAAAATTGACGCAAATCGTGAAAAATTAGCTTCTTTCAGGGGGTCTCTT GACTTAGAAGGTCTGGAAGAAGAAATTGCTATCTTAGAAAATAAGATGACAGAACCTGACTTTTGGGATGACAACATTGCAGCTCAAAAGACATCTCAGGAGCTCAATCAACTCAAGCAAACCTATAATAACTTTCAGCAAATGACTGATTTGTTTGATGAACTAGAAATTTTGCTGGATTTCTTAGCTGAAGATACATCTGTTCAAGAAGAACTAGAAGAAAAGCTAGTTGAATTGGACAAGATGATGGCAAGTTATGAGATGACCTTGCTTTTATCAGAACCTTATGATAACAACAATGCTATCCTTGAAATTCACCCAGGTTCAGGAGGAACAGAAGCTCAAGATTGGGGAGATATGTTGCTTCGTATGTATACACGCTTTGGCAATGCTCATGGTTTCAAGGTTGAAGTTTTGGATTATCAAGCGGGGGACGAAGCGGGAATTAAGTCTGTTACCTTGTCTTTTGAAGGGCCTCATGCTTATGGTTTGTTGAAATCTGAAATGGGGGTTCATCGATTAGTGCGGATTTCTCCGTTTGATTCAGCTAAGCGTCGGCACACTTCCTTTACATCGGTAGAAGTCATGCCGGAGTTAGATGATACGATTGAAATTGAAGTTCGAGATGAAGACATCAAGATGGATACTTTTCGTTCAGGTGGTGCTGGTGGACAAAATGTCAATAAAGTTTCGACGGGGGTGCGTTTGACGCATATACCGACAGGAATTGTGACACAATCAACGGTTGACCGTACACAATATGGAAACCGTGATCGGGCAATGAAGTTGCTTCAAGCCAAGCTCTATCAAATGGAGCAAGAAAAGAAAGCAGCAGAAGTAGATTCGCTCAAAGGAGATAAAAAAGAGATCTCTTGGGGAAGTCAAATCCGCTCCTATGTTTTTACACCTTACACTATGGTTAAAGATCATCGAACTAGTTACGAAGTAGCTCAAGTTGATAAAGTTATGGATGGTGATTTAGATGGCTTCATAGATGCCTACTTGAAATGGCGGTTGAACTAA
- the ftsE gene encoding cell division ATP-binding protein FtsE — protein MSIIEMRDVVKKYDNGTTALRGVSIKVEPGEFTYIVGPSGAGKSTFIRLLYREVKVDKGSLQVAGFNLAKIKKRDIPMLRRNVGVVFQDYKLLPKKTVYENIAYAMEVIGERRRNIKKRVMEVLDLVGLKHKVRSFPNELSGGEQQRIAIARAIVNNPKVLIADEPTGNLDPDNSWEIMNLLERINLQGTTVLMATHNSQIVNTLRHRVIAIENGRVVRDEAKGEYGYDE, from the coding sequence ATGTCAATTATTGAAATGAGAGATGTTGTCAAAAAATATGACAACGGGACAACAGCCTTGCGTGGTGTGTCCATCAAAGTGGAACCAGGAGAATTCACCTACATTGTAGGACCTTCTGGAGCTGGGAAATCAACTTTTATTCGATTATTGTATCGTGAAGTGAAAGTTGATAAGGGAAGTCTGCAAGTTGCTGGCTTTAATCTTGCTAAAATTAAAAAACGTGATATTCCAATGTTGCGTCGTAATGTTGGCGTCGTTTTCCAAGATTATAAATTGCTACCCAAAAAGACGGTGTATGAAAATATCGCTTACGCCATGGAAGTTATCGGTGAGCGTCGTCGCAATATTAAAAAGCGTGTTATGGAAGTGCTAGATTTAGTTGGTTTGAAACATAAAGTTCGCTCTTTTCCAAATGAGCTATCTGGTGGTGAGCAACAACGGATTGCGATTGCACGAGCTATTGTCAATAATCCAAAGGTTCTAATCGCTGATGAACCAACAGGAAATTTGGATCCGGATAATTCATGGGAAATCATGAATCTTCTGGAACGAATTAACCTTCAAGGAACAACTGTTTTAATGGCCACTCATAATAGCCAAATTGTAAATACTTTGCGTCACCGCGTTATTGCCATCGAAAATGGTCGTGTGGTGCGTGATGAAGCAAAAGGAGAATACGGATACGATGAATAG
- the ftsX gene encoding permease-like cell division protein FtsX: MNSRFLSHLLESLKSLKRNGWMTVAAVSSVMITLGLVAIFVSVILNTAKLATDIENNVRVMVYMRPDTADNKETITKEGQKVKNEDYHKVYDALNKMANVKSVTFSSKEEQLKKLTEVMGKDWKLFEGDANPLHDAYIVDTTEPKYVTSVANNAKKIEGVSEVEYGGANTKRIFALANFIRTWGIVGALLLVFIAVFLISNTIRITIISRSREIQIMRLVGAKNSYIRGPFLLEGAWIGLLGAVVPAGLVYFVYEVAYKSFNPSLASQNLSMIVPQTFIPLMIAFLFVVGIIIGSFGSVLSMRRFLRI; the protein is encoded by the coding sequence ATGAATAGTAGATTTTTAAGTCACCTGCTAGAATCGCTTAAAAGTTTAAAGCGCAATGGTTGGATGACGGTTGCTGCAGTCAGCTCCGTGATGATTACGCTGGGATTAGTTGCAATCTTTGTGTCAGTCATTTTAAATACAGCGAAGCTAGCAACAGATATTGAAAATAATGTGCGGGTCATGGTCTATATGCGTCCAGATACGGCAGATAATAAAGAGACGATTACAAAAGAAGGCCAAAAAGTTAAAAATGAGGATTATCATAAGGTTTATGATGCTCTTAATAAAATGGCCAATGTCAAATCTGTTACATTTTCTAGCAAAGAAGAACAATTAAAGAAATTAACGGAAGTCATGGGAAAAGATTGGAAACTCTTTGAAGGAGACGCCAATCCTTTGCATGATGCCTATATCGTGGATACGACAGAACCGAAGTATGTTACTTCTGTCGCAAATAATGCGAAGAAGATTGAAGGAGTTTCTGAGGTCGAATACGGTGGAGCCAATACAAAACGTATTTTTGCTCTGGCTAATTTTATTCGTACGTGGGGTATTGTAGGAGCACTCCTCTTAGTCTTTATTGCTGTTTTCTTAATTTCAAATACTATTCGAATTACGATTATTTCACGCAGTCGTGAAATCCAAATCATGCGTCTGGTAGGTGCGAAAAACAGTTATATTCGAGGACCGTTCTTACTAGAAGGAGCTTGGATTGGCTTACTTGGAGCGGTTGTTCCAGCTGGATTAGTTTATTTTGTTTATGAAGTAGCTTATAAATCGTTCAATCCATCACTTGCCAGTCAGAATCTCTCAATGATTGTACCGCAAACCTTTATTCCATTGATGATTGCCTTCCTTTTTGTCGTAGGAATCATTATTGGCTCATTTGGATCAGTTCTGTCTATGAGACGATTCTTGAGGATTTAG
- a CDS encoding MBL fold metallo-hydrolase — protein sequence MITIHKTLNSQAYENTYYLENEHHLIVVDPGSDWEKIAAKIQEINKPITAILLTHTHYDHIMSVDLVRQQFSNPPVYVAESEATWLYSPEYNLSGLERHQDIDDIILQPADVFYNYHNSYSLDDFYFYVVPTPGHSIGGVSIVFPNERFVLTGDALFCEAIGRTDLYTGNLEQLIAGIKEELLTLPNYDVYPGHGSQTTIVHEKMFNPFLQ from the coding sequence ATGATAACAATTCATAAAACTTTAAATTCTCAAGCATACGAAAATACTTATTATTTAGAAAACGAGCATCATCTTATCGTAGTTGATCCGGGTAGCGACTGGGAGAAAATTGCAGCAAAAATCCAAGAAATCAATAAGCCAATTACAGCTATTTTACTGACTCATACCCATTACGACCATATTATGAGTGTTGATTTAGTTCGTCAACAGTTTAGCAATCCACCTGTCTATGTCGCTGAAAGCGAAGCTACTTGGCTCTATAGTCCGGAGTATAATCTATCTGGACTAGAGCGTCACCAAGATATTGACGACATCATCCTCCAACCTGCCGATGTTTTCTATAATTATCATAATTCTTACAGCTTAGATGATTTTTATTTTTATGTCGTACCAACACCCGGACATTCAATCGGTGGCGTTTCAATTGTCTTTCCTAACGAGCGTTTTGTTTTAACTGGTGATGCCTTATTTTGTGAAGCAATCGGTCGAACGGATCTCTATACTGGAAACTTGGAACAACTCATTGCTGGCATTAAAGAAGAATTGCTGACCTTGCCTAATTATGATGTTTATCCCGGTCATGGTTCTCAGACTACCATTGTTCACGAAAAAATGTTTAATCCATTTTTACAATGA
- a CDS encoding bifunctional DnaQ family exonuclease/ATP-dependent helicase, whose translation MTQEKRKYAVVDLEATSASSNAKIIQVGIVIIENSQIVKTYETDVNPHEKLTSHIRQLTGLTDKRLRKAPDFSQVAREIYELIEDAIFVAHNVKFDANLLAEALFWEGFELVTPRVDTVELAQVFFPMFEKYNLGILCEQLDIPLKHAHTAIADASATATLFLKIQEKIQKLPKELVEYLLTFSNSLIYESRLAIEDAFDHMSDFTCHDLVKRQGIFLRKSKKIKKARKLSKNFQHNINLLALEERKEQDEFAHAVEQALKSHQSSFLQAQTGLGKTYGYLLPALGQTSKQILVTVPTKVLQDQIVANEGQNLEQIFHISLHSLKSPANYLKLDFFYDSLQQVDDNRLVNRCKMLLLVWLTETESGDLDEIGQRHRYQTYLQQVLHDGKLSKKSHFWDTDFWQKGQEKSKRSRVLVTNHAYFLKRLEDDKSIVENRLLIVDEAQKLFLALENLSRKSLNMTKCLQQIQLELKEVNTILERRLLEDIQFELAHAIEQFQRYRKNELAKETCSKLRQDLSEINTSSLSDLRAIFATKYDQFWLKEERFDDYRVTMLEAACLEMLDFRALLPEEVQVLFVSATLEISKKVHLAHLLGFEHAPFYQLPQKQKYQQKIWLDKNFPNVVELDIDIYADLIVKWVHKLATQGVPLLVLFTSKSLLLAVSERLRLPHLAQYKNGEAANIKRRFDRGESSILLGAGSFWEGTDFSSQKQMIEVITRIPFDNPSDFFTQKLNRKLRQEGKNPFYDYSLPVAILRIKQALGRTIRHQEQQSAVVILDNRILTKRYGRQIQTALEKVAPLSITSMKQIPKEMEQFLKKETM comes from the coding sequence ATGACACAAGAAAAAAGAAAATATGCTGTGGTAGATTTGGAGGCGACCAGTGCCAGTAGCAATGCAAAGATTATCCAAGTCGGAATTGTGATTATTGAAAATAGTCAAATTGTCAAAACGTATGAAACCGATGTGAATCCTCATGAAAAGTTGACTTCTCATATTCGCCAATTAACAGGATTGACAGATAAGCGATTGAGAAAGGCGCCAGACTTTTCTCAAGTGGCTCGTGAGATATATGAGTTGATTGAAGATGCCATTTTTGTGGCTCATAATGTGAAATTTGATGCCAATTTACTTGCAGAAGCCCTTTTTTGGGAAGGGTTTGAATTGGTGACTCCGAGGGTAGATACAGTAGAACTTGCACAAGTCTTTTTCCCGATGTTTGAAAAATACAATCTAGGAATATTATGTGAACAGTTAGACATCCCTTTAAAACATGCACATACAGCGATTGCGGATGCTTCAGCAACTGCTACCTTATTTTTAAAAATACAGGAGAAAATCCAAAAACTTCCAAAAGAGTTAGTGGAATATTTGTTAACTTTTTCCAATAGTTTGATTTATGAATCACGTTTGGCAATAGAGGATGCTTTTGATCACATGTCGGATTTCACTTGCCATGATTTGGTAAAGCGGCAGGGGATTTTTCTTAGAAAAAGTAAAAAGATTAAAAAAGCAAGGAAATTATCCAAAAATTTCCAACACAATATCAATTTGTTGGCTTTAGAGGAACGAAAAGAACAAGATGAGTTTGCCCATGCGGTAGAACAGGCTTTAAAAAGTCATCAATCAAGCTTTTTACAAGCTCAGACGGGGTTAGGAAAGACCTATGGTTACTTACTTCCAGCTTTAGGTCAAACGAGCAAGCAAATCTTGGTGACGGTTCCTACGAAAGTATTGCAGGATCAGATTGTGGCAAATGAAGGACAGAACTTAGAACAAATTTTTCATATTTCTCTTCATAGCTTAAAAAGTCCTGCCAATTATTTGAAACTTGACTTCTTTTATGATAGTTTGCAACAAGTAGATGATAATCGTCTGGTCAATCGTTGCAAAATGTTACTTTTAGTTTGGCTTACAGAAACAGAATCGGGTGATCTGGATGAAATTGGCCAACGACATCGTTATCAGACTTATTTACAACAGGTTCTTCACGACGGGAAATTGAGCAAAAAATCTCATTTTTGGGATACAGATTTTTGGCAAAAAGGTCAAGAAAAATCGAAGCGTAGTCGTGTGTTAGTGACGAATCATGCCTATTTTTTGAAGCGGTTAGAAGATGATAAGTCAATTGTAGAAAATCGGCTTTTGATTGTGGATGAAGCGCAGAAGTTGTTTTTAGCTTTGGAAAATCTATCTCGAAAATCACTTAATATGACAAAATGTTTGCAGCAGATTCAATTGGAACTAAAAGAAGTAAATACTATCTTAGAACGCCGTTTGTTAGAGGATATCCAATTTGAGTTAGCTCATGCAATAGAACAATTCCAACGCTACAGAAAAAATGAACTGGCAAAGGAAACTTGTTCTAAACTTCGACAAGACTTGTCAGAGATAAATACCTCCTCTCTTTCTGACTTACGCGCTATTTTCGCTACAAAATATGACCAGTTCTGGTTAAAAGAGGAGCGATTTGATGATTATCGAGTGACAATGTTGGAAGCTGCTTGCTTAGAAATGCTAGATTTTAGAGCCTTGCTACCCGAAGAAGTTCAAGTCTTGTTCGTTTCGGCTACACTGGAAATCAGCAAAAAAGTGCATTTGGCTCATTTACTTGGTTTTGAACATGCACCATTTTATCAGTTGCCACAAAAGCAGAAATATCAGCAGAAAATATGGCTGGATAAGAATTTTCCAAATGTTGTAGAGTTGGATATAGATATTTATGCAGATTTGATTGTTAAATGGGTACATAAGTTGGCTACTCAAGGGGTTCCTCTCCTCGTTTTGTTTACATCAAAATCGTTACTACTGGCTGTTTCAGAACGCTTGCGTCTTCCTCATTTAGCCCAGTATAAGAATGGTGAAGCCGCTAATATTAAACGACGTTTTGATAGAGGGGAAAGTAGTATTTTACTAGGAGCGGGTAGCTTTTGGGAAGGGACAGATTTTTCTAGTCAGAAACAAATGATTGAAGTTATTACGCGAATCCCTTTTGATAATCCGAGTGATTTCTTTACGCAGAAGCTCAATCGCAAATTGCGGCAAGAAGGTAAGAATCCTTTTTATGATTATAGCTTACCTGTTGCGATTTTACGGATAAAACAGGCTTTAGGACGTACAATTCGACACCAAGAGCAGCAATCAGCAGTCGTTATTTTAGACAATCGCATTTTAACCAAACGATATGGACGCCAAATTCAAACAGCTCTGGAAAAAGTTGCTCCACTATCCATCACAAGTATGAAACAAATTCCAAAAGAGATGGAGCAATTTTTGAAGAAGGAAACGATGTAA
- a CDS encoding YeiH family protein, whose amino-acid sequence MYQKYLPGIGFAFVLAAVATVLGNFFPLIGSSVFAILLGILANNLFHIKKTYHAGLAYSGKKLLQYSIILLGFSMSIGRVSATGISSLKISILTILIAFLSAYVVGRLLGMGKVLTTLIGFGTAICGGSAIAAASPILEAKDEDIALSISTIFFFNILAVFIFPFLGHLMHMNNATFGTWAGTAINDTSSVVAAGYTYSQSAGDLATIVKLSRALMIVPACLIFAGVRYIRSQNSHQKVDLKKIFPWFILWFVVASIVTSVGIFPSSFVPATKFLSQWLMAMALAGIGARVSFGQFRKAGVAPLVTGAFAWFAVAASSLIIQYFFS is encoded by the coding sequence ATGTATCAAAAATATCTTCCAGGGATTGGTTTTGCTTTTGTATTAGCGGCAGTAGCAACCGTCTTGGGAAATTTCTTTCCCTTGATTGGCTCCAGCGTTTTTGCCATTCTTTTGGGAATTTTAGCCAATAATCTTTTTCATATAAAAAAGACTTATCATGCTGGTTTAGCTTATTCAGGTAAGAAATTACTGCAATATTCCATTATTTTGCTGGGGTTCAGCATGTCCATTGGTCGTGTCTCTGCTACGGGTATTTCCTCATTAAAGATTAGTATTTTAACGATTCTCATCGCCTTTCTTTCAGCTTATGTGGTAGGTCGTTTGTTGGGGATGGGTAAAGTTTTAACCACTTTGATTGGGTTCGGGACTGCTATTTGTGGTGGTTCTGCCATTGCAGCAGCCTCACCGATTTTAGAAGCAAAAGATGAAGACATCGCTTTATCTATTTCAACAATTTTTTTCTTTAACATTTTAGCAGTTTTTATTTTCCCATTTTTAGGGCATCTGATGCATATGAATAATGCAACTTTTGGAACTTGGGCAGGAACCGCTATCAATGATACATCATCTGTTGTAGCAGCAGGATACACTTACAGTCAGTCGGCGGGAGATTTGGCAACGATTGTCAAACTAAGTCGTGCTTTGATGATTGTACCAGCCTGTCTCATCTTTGCAGGAGTCCGATATATACGCTCACAAAACAGTCATCAAAAAGTTGATTTAAAGAAAATTTTCCCGTGGTTTATTCTGTGGTTTGTCGTGGCATCCATTGTTACTAGTGTGGGGATTTTTCCAAGTTCATTTGTTCCTGCAACGAAGTTCTTGTCACAATGGCTCATGGCAATGGCTCTTGCTGGGATTGGGGCGAGAGTATCCTTTGGACAATTTAGAAAAGCAGGTGTAGCACCGTTGGTAACAGGTGCCTTTGCTTGGTTTGCAGTTGCTGCATCTAGCTTAATTATTCAATACTTTTTCTCGTAA
- a CDS encoding FtsW/RodA/SpoVE family cell cycle protein, translated as MPYQKRSIDSRVDYSLILPVFCLLFIGIVAIYIAVSHDYPKNVWPIVGQQIAWIALGTVISLIIMLFNTKFLWQITPYLYVFGLSLMVLPLIFYSSELVASTGAKNWVTIGRVTLFQPSEFMKISYILMLSRVVVNFLKRYKDRERTIQLDFFLIFELALYTLPVLILLALQSDLGTALVFIAIFSGIVLLSGVSWKIIVPVVLTVLIVGGGFLLIFISKDGRAFLHQIGIPTYQINRILAWLNPFDYAQTTTYQQAQGQIAIGSGGLWGQGFNVSNLLVPVRESDMIFTVIAEDFGFVGATIVIALYLLLIYRMLKITLKSNNQFYTYISTGFIMMLLFHIFENIGAVTGILPLTGIPLPFISQGGSSIISNLIGVGLLLSISYQNNLSDEKRSHYPTRHKKVVLKQLK; from the coding sequence ATGCCTTATCAAAAACGCTCGATTGATTCACGAGTGGATTATAGTTTAATATTACCAGTATTTTGTTTGCTTTTTATTGGTATTGTTGCCATTTATATTGCAGTTAGTCATGATTATCCTAAAAATGTTTGGCCGATTGTAGGGCAACAGATTGCTTGGATTGCTCTGGGGACAGTTATCAGTTTGATTATTATGCTATTTAATACAAAATTTCTTTGGCAAATAACGCCATACTTATATGTATTTGGCTTATCCCTGATGGTGCTTCCGCTTATTTTTTATAGTTCAGAATTAGTTGCTTCGACAGGAGCAAAAAACTGGGTAACTATAGGGCGTGTCACCTTGTTCCAACCGTCTGAATTCATGAAAATTTCTTATATTCTGATGTTGTCACGAGTCGTTGTTAATTTTTTGAAGCGCTATAAAGATAGAGAGCGAACAATTCAATTAGACTTTTTTCTGATTTTTGAATTAGCACTTTATACCTTGCCTGTCCTGATTTTGTTGGCATTGCAGAGTGACCTAGGGACAGCTTTAGTTTTTATTGCCATCTTTTCAGGAATTGTTCTCCTGTCCGGTGTGTCTTGGAAAATAATCGTACCAGTTGTTTTGACAGTTCTGATTGTAGGTGGTGGCTTTTTACTTATTTTCATTTCAAAAGACGGGCGAGCCTTTTTGCATCAAATTGGGATCCCAACTTATCAGATTAATCGAATTTTGGCTTGGTTAAATCCATTTGATTATGCGCAAACAACTACGTATCAACAGGCACAAGGTCAAATAGCAATTGGTAGTGGTGGTCTCTGGGGACAAGGGTTTAATGTATCCAATCTATTGGTGCCTGTACGTGAAAGTGATATGATTTTTACTGTCATTGCAGAAGATTTTGGTTTTGTCGGTGCAACGATTGTGATTGCCTTGTACTTGCTATTGATTTATCGTATGTTAAAAATTACGCTGAAATCAAATAATCAATTTTACACCTATATTTCTACTGGTTTTATCATGATGTTACTCTTTCATATTTTTGAAAATATCGGAGCTGTAACAGGAATTTTACCTTTAACAGGAATCCCGCTTCCATTCATTTCTCAAGGTGGTTCTTCGATTATTAGTAATTTAATTGGTGTCGGACTCTTGCTTTCGATAAGTTATCAAAATAATCTCTCAGATGAGAAACGCTCCCATTATCCTACAAGGCATAAAAAAGTAGTATTAAAACAATTAAAATAA
- a CDS encoding DJ-1 family glyoxalase III, whose translation MMKVAVMLANGFEEIEALTVVDVLRRADITCEMVGFEKVITGSHGISVQADKVWAGKLEDYGLVVLPGGMPGATNLRDDDRLMSALQKMQEEGKWIAAICAAPIALNRAGILKDKQFTCYDGIESDIDSGTYIKQTVVVDGKVITSRGPATALVFAYELVHQLGGDSERLATAMLYNDVYGD comes from the coding sequence ATGATGAAAGTAGCTGTTATGTTAGCCAATGGATTTGAAGAGATTGAAGCGTTGACGGTTGTGGATGTTCTGCGTCGTGCTGATATTACTTGCGAAATGGTTGGCTTTGAAAAGGTTATAACGGGTTCTCATGGTATTTCAGTTCAAGCAGATAAAGTTTGGGCTGGAAAGTTAGAGGATTATGGCCTAGTAGTGCTGCCGGGAGGAATGCCTGGGGCGACAAATTTGCGAGATGATGATCGTTTGATGTCAGCTCTACAGAAGATGCAAGAAGAAGGTAAGTGGATAGCAGCCATTTGCGCAGCACCGATTGCACTCAATCGTGCAGGAATCCTAAAGGATAAACAGTTTACCTGTTACGATGGTATCGAATCAGATATTGATTCTGGTACTTATATCAAGCAAACCGTTGTTGTTGATGGGAAAGTGATTACTAGCCGAGGACCTGCAACTGCTCTAGTTTTTGCTTATGAATTAGTTCATCAGTTAGGCGGAGATAGTGAGCGGCTTGCAACGGCAATGCTTTACAATGATGTTTATGGTGATTGA